A portion of the Bacteroides faecium genome contains these proteins:
- a CDS encoding thiazole synthase, translating into MEKLVIAGREFNSRLFLGTGKFNSNEVMEQSILASGTEMVTVAMKRIDMDNKEDDMLKHIIHPNIQLLPNTSGVRDAEEAVFAAQMAREAFGTNWLKLEIHPDPRYLLPDSIETLKATEELVKLGFIVLPYCQADPVLCKRLEEAGAATVMPLGAPIGTNKGLQTKEFLQIIIEQAGIPVVVDAGIGAPSHAAEAMELGASAVLVNTAIAVAGNPVEMAKAFKAATEAGRRAYEAGLGLQANNFIAEASSPLTAFLDK; encoded by the coding sequence ATGGAAAAGTTAGTAATTGCAGGACGTGAATTTAACTCACGCCTTTTCCTGGGAACAGGAAAATTCAATTCCAATGAAGTAATGGAACAGTCCATTCTGGCTTCAGGCACAGAAATGGTGACGGTTGCCATGAAACGTATCGACATGGACAATAAAGAGGACGACATGCTGAAACATATTATCCATCCGAATATCCAGTTATTGCCCAATACTTCCGGTGTACGTGATGCGGAAGAAGCTGTTTTTGCCGCACAGATGGCGCGTGAAGCGTTCGGTACGAACTGGCTGAAACTGGAAATTCATCCCGATCCCCGTTATCTGCTCCCCGACTCTATCGAGACACTGAAGGCTACGGAAGAGTTGGTAAAACTGGGCTTTATCGTATTGCCCTATTGCCAGGCAGACCCTGTGCTTTGCAAACGTCTGGAAGAAGCCGGTGCAGCTACCGTCATGCCTCTTGGTGCTCCGATTGGCACGAATAAGGGATTGCAAACTAAAGAGTTCCTGCAAATCATTATCGAACAGGCAGGTATCCCCGTTGTTGTCGATGCCGGTATCGGCGCGCCAAGCCATGCTGCCGAAGCAATGGAACTGGGTGCTTCTGCCGTATTGGTGAATACGGCAATCGCCGTTGCCGGAAACCCGGTAGAGATGGCAAAGGCTTTCAAAGCTGCCACCGAAGCCGGAAGACGGGCTTACGAAGCGGGATTAGGACTGCAAGCGAACAACTTTATAGCCGAAGCAAGCTCACCTCTGACTGCTTTCCTGGATAAATAA
- a CDS encoding retroviral-like aspartic protease produces MYYSLYYGLNSTRLPIILVDVKGEHLCFILDTGSTCSLIDSTVVEYFKDIIEPIGDYCISGIEGTKHKVDMITLPFTFEGQIYKPKFCVRPLLDAFKSIEDESGIRVHGLFGTDFLLENKWIIDFKQLNIADDYEKV; encoded by the coding sequence ATGTACTACTCCTTATATTATGGATTAAATAGTACCAGACTTCCCATTATATTAGTTGATGTTAAAGGTGAACACCTTTGCTTCATCTTGGATACTGGAAGTACCTGTAGTCTGATAGACAGCACTGTAGTAGAATACTTCAAGGATATAATAGAGCCTATTGGTGACTATTGTATCAGTGGAATTGAAGGAACTAAGCACAAGGTAGATATGATTACTCTGCCTTTCACATTTGAAGGTCAGATATATAAGCCCAAGTTCTGTGTAAGACCCTTATTGGATGCTTTTAAAAGCATTGAGGATGAAAGTGGAATACGGGTACATGGCTTATTTGGTACTGACTTCTTACTAGAGAACAAGTGGATTATTGACTTCAAACAACTTAATATTGCGGATGATTATGAAAAAGTATAA
- the thiH gene encoding 2-iminoacetate synthase ThiH, which produces MFSDELEKIPWEETTKAIYSKTDADVRRALGKKEHLDVNDFMALISPAATPYLEVMARLSQKYTMERFGKTISMFVPLYLTNSCTNSCVYCGFHISNPMKRTILTEEEIINEYKAIKRLAPFENLLLVTGENPAAAGVPYIARALDLAKPYFSNLQIEVMPLKVEEYKELTDHGLNGVICFQETYNKSNYKTYHPRGMKSKFEWRVDGFDRMGQAGVHKIGMGVLIGLEEWRTDVTMMAYHLRYLQKYYWKTKYSVNFPRMRPSENGGFQPNVIMNDRELAQLTFAMRIFDHDVDISYSTRESAEIRNNMATLGVTTMSAESKTEPGGYYSYPQTLEQFHVSDERKAVEVERDLRKLGREPIWKDWDQSFDFKR; this is translated from the coding sequence ATGTTCTCTGACGAATTAGAAAAAATACCCTGGGAAGAGACGACAAAAGCCATCTATTCCAAAACTGATGCCGATGTACGCCGTGCATTAGGTAAGAAAGAACATTTGGACGTCAACGACTTTATGGCGCTGATTTCACCTGCCGCCACTCCTTATCTGGAAGTGATGGCACGCCTTAGCCAAAAATATACAATGGAACGGTTCGGCAAGACAATCTCTATGTTTGTGCCGCTCTATCTGACTAATTCATGTACCAATTCCTGTGTCTATTGTGGTTTTCACATCAGTAACCCGATGAAAAGAACGATACTGACAGAGGAAGAAATAATCAATGAATACAAGGCTATCAAGCGATTGGCTCCTTTCGAGAATCTTCTGCTCGTGACGGGTGAGAATCCTGCGGCAGCCGGAGTTCCGTACATCGCCCGTGCACTGGATTTGGCAAAGCCTTATTTCAGTAATCTGCAAATTGAGGTAATGCCGCTTAAAGTGGAAGAATATAAGGAACTGACGGATCATGGACTGAACGGAGTGATTTGTTTCCAGGAGACTTATAATAAGTCAAATTACAAGACGTATCATCCAAGAGGCATGAAGTCTAAATTTGAATGGCGCGTGGATGGTTTCGACCGTATGGGACAGGCAGGTGTGCACAAGATTGGTATGGGTGTCCTGATCGGACTGGAAGAATGGCGGACGGATGTCACCATGATGGCTTATCATCTGCGTTATCTGCAAAAATATTACTGGAAAACAAAATACAGCGTCAACTTCCCGCGCATGCGCCCGTCGGAGAATGGCGGTTTCCAACCGAACGTAATCATGAACGACCGGGAACTGGCTCAACTGACATTCGCCATGCGTATCTTCGACCATGATGTGGACATCTCTTATTCCACCCGCGAAAGTGCTGAAATCCGGAATAATATGGCTACACTGGGTGTAACGACTATGAGTGCGGAAAGTAAAACAGAGCCGGGAGGATATTACAGTTATCCACAGACACTAGAACAATTTCATGTCAGCGATGAACGGAAAGCGGTAGAGGTTGAACGTGATTTGAGAAAGTTAGGCCGTGAACCGATTTGGAAAGATTGGGATCAGTCTTTCGATTTTAAAAGATAA
- a CDS encoding DUF3871 family protein has translation METMQLQPVRANLIYPNRNKVDNPYIQTVEPIEVTNTGIISTNPVEAELISTREGNKLPFIEANTKEVTMQYLKEECITPVFSKDNEVTISHSSFIETVWEAANKVFTNERIDEPAIRVSHVIKGRIPEAIHKPVNQLLESDKTIYFERMMFCFEIPTIYEDIAGNRLSLTIGGVRAYNHMNLYSKKGAEKFKVFIGFQNMVCCNMCVSTDGYRSELKVMSTTDLFNSVMRLLQEYNIAKHLYYMSAYKDTYMRESQFAQFLGRCRLYQFLPVDQKKKLPQMLMTDTQIGLVAKAYYNDDNFSTLLDSREISMWNVYNLLTGANKSSYIDNFLDRSLNATQLAEGLNKALYGESEYSWFIN, from the coding sequence ATGGAAACAATGCAGTTGCAGCCAGTCAGAGCTAATCTGATATACCCTAATAGAAATAAGGTAGATAATCCTTATATTCAAACAGTTGAGCCAATAGAAGTCACCAACACAGGCATTATATCAACAAATCCTGTAGAAGCTGAACTAATAAGCACCAGAGAAGGTAATAAGTTACCTTTTATTGAGGCTAATACAAAGGAAGTAACCATGCAGTACCTCAAGGAGGAATGTATTACACCTGTGTTCTCTAAGGACAATGAGGTTACTATATCACACTCTAGCTTTATAGAAACAGTATGGGAAGCAGCTAATAAGGTGTTTACTAATGAGAGAATAGATGAACCTGCCATCAGGGTAAGCCATGTTATCAAAGGCAGAATACCAGAAGCTATTCATAAACCAGTGAATCAGTTACTGGAATCTGATAAAACCATCTACTTTGAAAGGATGATGTTCTGTTTTGAGATACCAACCATATATGAGGATATTGCAGGTAACAGATTGAGCTTAACCATAGGTGGAGTAAGAGCTTATAATCACATGAATCTGTACAGCAAGAAGGGGGCAGAGAAGTTCAAAGTGTTTATTGGATTTCAAAACATGGTATGTTGTAACATGTGTGTATCAACAGATGGTTACAGGTCAGAGCTAAAGGTTATGAGTACCACAGACTTATTCAATTCAGTGATGAGGCTATTGCAAGAATACAATATAGCTAAGCATTTGTATTACATGTCAGCTTATAAGGATACTTATATGAGAGAATCCCAGTTTGCCCAGTTCTTAGGCAGATGCAGATTATATCAGTTCCTTCCTGTTGACCAAAAGAAGAAGTTACCACAGATGCTAATGACTGATACTCAAATAGGATTAGTTGCCAAAGCATACTATAATGATGATAACTTTAGTACTCTTCTGGATAGCAGGGAAATCAGCATGTGGAATGTGTACAACTTACTAACTGGAGCTAATAAGAGCAGCTACATTGATAACTTCTTGGACAGGTCACTTAATGCCACCCAATTGGCAGAAGGACTTAATAAGGCTTTATATGGTGAAAGTGAATATAGTTGGTTCATTAATTAG
- a CDS encoding JAB domain-containing protein, which produces MDSIMNVAEVQLSYKSNVKSSTRYKINSSQDAYELLIKCFPDDTIEYKESFKVVLLNQSNKVLGIVPISEGGISATYVDVRLILQAALLANATQVILAHNHPSGSMKPSTLDDVLTEKVRKVAELMEIHVADHIILSPEKEYYSYHDEGKL; this is translated from the coding sequence ATGGATAGTATAATGAATGTAGCAGAGGTTCAATTGAGCTATAAAAGTAATGTCAAATCATCAACTAGATACAAGATAAATAGTTCACAGGATGCCTATGAACTATTGATAAAGTGCTTCCCTGATGACACTATAGAATACAAGGAAAGCTTTAAAGTGGTACTGCTTAATCAGTCTAACAAAGTACTGGGTATAGTACCTATTTCAGAAGGTGGAATATCTGCAACTTATGTAGATGTAAGGTTGATATTACAAGCTGCCTTATTGGCTAATGCAACACAGGTAATATTGGCACATAATCACCCTTCTGGAAGCATGAAACCCAGTACTTTGGATGATGTTTTGACTGAAAAAGTAAGGAAGGTGGCTGAACTCATGGAGATTCATGTAGCAGACCATATAATCTTAAGTCCAGAGAAAGAATACTACTCCTATCATGATGAAGGAAAACTATAA
- a CDS encoding thiamine phosphate synthase — protein MKLIVVTTPTFFVEEDKIITALFEEGLDILHLRKPETPAMYSERLLTLIPEKYHRRIVTHEHFYLKEEFNLMGIHLNARNPKEPHDYDGHISCSCHSVEEVKNKKHFYDYVFMSPIYDSISKVNYYSTYTAEELREAQKAKIIDSKVMALGGINEDNLLEIKDFGFGGAVVLGDLWNRFDACSDQNYLAVIEHFKKLKKLSD, from the coding sequence ATGAAATTAATTGTAGTCACCACACCCACTTTCTTCGTTGAAGAAGATAAGATTATTACTGCTCTTTTCGAAGAGGGCCTGGACATTCTACATCTTAGAAAACCGGAAACTCCGGCCATGTATTCAGAACGATTACTGACTCTTATCCCGGAAAAATATCACCGCCGCATTGTCACGCACGAACATTTTTATCTGAAGGAAGAGTTCAACCTGATGGGGATTCACCTGAATGCGCGAAATCCGAAAGAGCCGCATGACTACGACGGACATATCAGTTGTTCGTGCCACTCTGTCGAAGAGGTGAAAAACAAAAAGCACTTCTATGATTATGTTTTCATGAGTCCTATCTATGACAGTATCTCTAAAGTGAATTACTATTCAACATATACTGCCGAAGAATTGCGTGAAGCCCAAAAGGCCAAAATCATTGATTCCAAAGTCATGGCATTGGGGGGTATCAACGAAGACAATCTGCTGGAAATTAAAGATTTCGGTTTTGGGGGAGCTGTCGTACTGGGAGACCTTTGGAACAGGTTCGATGCCTGCTCGGATCAAAATTATCTTGCTGTAATCGAGCATTTCAAGAAGTTGAAGAAATTGTCGGATTAA
- the thiC gene encoding phosphomethylpyrimidine synthase ThiC, translating into MEQRIKFPRSQKVYLPGKLYPNIRVAMRKVEQVPSVSFEGEEKIATPNPEVYVYDTSGPFSDTDMSIDLKKGLPRMREEWIVGRGDVEQLPEITSEYGRMRRDDKNLDHLRFEHIALPYRAKKGEAITQMAYAKRGIITPEMEYVAIRENMNCEELGIKSHITPEFVRREIAEGRAVLPANINHPEAEPMIIGRNFLVKINTNIGNSATTSSIDEEVEKALWSCKWGGDTLMDLSTGENIHETREWIIRNCPVPVGTVPIYQALEKVNGVVEDLTWEIYRDTLIEQCEQGVDYFTIHAGIRRHNVHLADNRLCGIVSRGGSIMSKWCLEHDQESFLYDHFDDICDILAEYDVAVSLGDGLRPGSIYDANDEAQFAELDTMGELVLRAWDKNVQAFIEGPGHVPMHKIKENMERQIEKCHDAPFYTLGPLVTDIAPGYDHITSAIGAAQIGWLGTAMLCYVTPKEHLALPDKEDVRVGVITYKIAAHAADLAKGHPGAQVRDNALSKARYEFRWKDQFDLSLDPERAQTYFRAGHHIDGEYCTMCGPNFCAMRLSRDLKKSKK; encoded by the coding sequence ATGGAACAAAGAATAAAATTTCCCCGCTCTCAAAAAGTATATTTACCCGGCAAACTTTATCCGAATATCCGTGTAGCCATGCGGAAAGTGGAACAAGTGCCCAGCGTCAGTTTTGAAGGCGAAGAAAAGATTGCGACACCGAATCCCGAAGTATATGTATATGATACCAGCGGTCCGTTCAGCGACACGGATATGAGTATCGACCTTAAAAAAGGCTTGCCGCGAATGCGCGAAGAATGGATTGTAGGTCGCGGTGATGTGGAACAACTTCCTGAAATCACATCCGAATACGGACGCATGAGACGGGATGACAAGAATCTCGACCACCTGCGTTTTGAACATATCGCCCTGCCTTATCGTGCAAAAAAAGGGGAAGCTATCACCCAAATGGCGTATGCCAAAAGAGGTATCATCACTCCCGAAATGGAGTATGTGGCTATCCGTGAGAATATGAACTGTGAGGAATTGGGAATAAAAAGCCATATCACCCCTGAATTTGTCCGCCGGGAGATTGCGGAAGGACGTGCCGTACTGCCTGCCAATATCAATCATCCGGAAGCCGAACCGATGATTATCGGACGCAACTTTCTAGTGAAAATCAATACGAATATCGGAAACTCCGCTACTACTTCGAGCATTGACGAAGAAGTGGAAAAAGCATTGTGGAGTTGCAAATGGGGCGGTGATACTTTGATGGATCTCTCTACGGGAGAAAATATCCACGAGACACGCGAGTGGATTATCCGCAATTGCCCCGTTCCGGTCGGCACGGTTCCTATCTATCAGGCACTTGAAAAAGTAAACGGTGTAGTGGAAGACCTGACATGGGAAATCTACCGGGATACTTTGATTGAACAATGCGAGCAGGGAGTGGATTATTTTACGATTCATGCAGGTATCCGCCGCCATAATGTACACCTTGCCGATAATCGCCTGTGTGGTATTGTCAGTCGCGGGGGAAGTATTATGAGTAAATGGTGCCTGGAGCATGACCAGGAGAGTTTCTTGTATGATCACTTCGATGATATTTGTGATATTCTGGCAGAGTATGATGTAGCGGTGTCTTTGGGAGACGGACTTCGTCCGGGTTCTATCTATGATGCCAACGATGAAGCTCAGTTTGCAGAACTGGATACGATGGGAGAACTGGTACTTCGCGCCTGGGACAAGAATGTCCAGGCATTTATCGAAGGCCCCGGGCATGTGCCGATGCACAAGATTAAAGAGAATATGGAACGTCAGATTGAGAAGTGCCACGATGCACCGTTCTACACGCTCGGCCCGTTGGTGACGGATATCGCTCCGGGATACGACCATATCACTTCCGCTATCGGTGCCGCACAAATCGGATGGCTGGGTACGGCAATGCTTTGTTATGTGACTCCGAAGGAGCATCTTGCCCTGCCGGACAAAGAAGATGTCCGTGTAGGAGTTATCACCTACAAGATAGCTGCTCATGCCGCCGACCTTGCCAAAGGGCATCCGGGTGCACAGGTACGTGACAACGCACTGAGCAAAGCACGTTATGAGTTCCGTTGGAAAGACCAGTTCGACTTGTCACTCGACCCGGAACGGGCACAGACTTATTTCCGTGCAGGACACCACATCGACGGGGAATATTGTACGATGTGCGGGCCCAACTTCTGTGCGATGCGATTATCACGTGATTTAAAAAAGAGTAAGAAGTAA
- a CDS encoding thiamine phosphate synthase, protein MVSLQFITHQTERYSYFESARMALEGGCKWIQLRMKDASLKEVEAVALQLKPLCKEYEAVLILDDHVELVKKLEVDGVHLGKKDMPIDQARQMLGEAFIIGGTANTFEDVVQHYRAGADYLGIGPFRFTTTKKNLSPVLGLEGYSSILSQMKEANIELPVVAIGGITNEDIPDILRTGVNGIAMSGTILRAENPVEETRKILSNS, encoded by the coding sequence AATCGGCACGTATGGCACTCGAAGGCGGGTGCAAATGGATTCAACTACGCATGAAGGATGCTTCTCTCAAGGAAGTGGAAGCGGTGGCACTGCAACTGAAACCACTTTGTAAAGAGTACGAAGCGGTTTTAATTCTCGACGACCACGTCGAACTGGTCAAAAAACTGGAAGTGGACGGCGTGCACCTGGGTAAAAAGGATATGCCTATCGACCAGGCAAGGCAAATGCTCGGAGAAGCCTTTATTATCGGCGGCACGGCAAATACATTCGAAGACGTCGTGCAGCATTATCGCGCCGGAGCCGACTATCTCGGCATCGGGCCTTTCCGGTTCACTACTACCAAGAAGAACCTGAGCCCTGTACTGGGCTTGGAAGGATATTCGTCCATCCTTTCCCAAATGAAGGAAGCGAATATCGAACTGCCCGTAGTGGCTATCGGTGGAATCACGAACGAGGATATTCCTGATATTCTCCGCACAGGAGTCAACGGGATTGCCATGTCCGGCACGATTCTCCGGGCTGAAAATCCGGTAGAGGAAACACGAAAAATTCTAAGTAATTCATAA
- a CDS encoding porin family protein, translating into MKKSVLFVLFALISVAGFSQITGWNAKVGMNVSNWTTDDMNAKVGFRVGVGTEYAFNDMWSLQPSLFFSTKGTKADNGDFMGASAKVTVNQMYLELPVMAAARFSVADNTNLVISAGPYFAYGVGGKTKATVKMQGDEAKVKFNTFGDIDKVTLEYNGQSADVSIKDLEDETGEDLSGAKGLDRFDFGLGVGVALEYNKFIVGLDGQFGLTKLQTGGGKNMNFAISVGYKFW; encoded by the coding sequence ATGAAGAAGAGTGTCTTATTTGTATTATTTGCGCTGATTTCAGTAGCAGGTTTTTCTCAGATTACTGGTTGGAATGCCAAAGTTGGTATGAATGTCAGTAACTGGACAACAGATGACATGAATGCGAAAGTTGGTTTCAGAGTTGGGGTTGGGACAGAGTATGCATTCAATGATATGTGGTCATTGCAACCTTCTTTGTTCTTTTCTACCAAAGGAACAAAAGCTGATAATGGTGATTTTATGGGAGCTAGTGCAAAAGTGACTGTGAACCAAATGTATCTGGAATTACCAGTAATGGCTGCTGCTCGTTTTAGTGTGGCTGATAATACGAATTTGGTTATTAGCGCAGGTCCTTATTTTGCTTATGGTGTAGGTGGTAAAACAAAGGCTACTGTTAAAATGCAGGGAGATGAAGCTAAGGTAAAGTTTAATACTTTTGGAGATATAGACAAAGTAACTCTTGAATATAATGGACAAAGTGCAGATGTTTCTATTAAAGATCTTGAAGATGAAACTGGTGAAGACTTGTCAGGAGCGAAAGGACTGGATCGTTTTGATTTTGGTTTAGGTGTTGGAGTTGCGTTGGAATACAATAAATTTATTGTTGGTCTGGACGGACAGTTTGGATTGACTAAATTACAAACCGGTGGTGGCAAAAATATGAATTTTGCAATCAGCGTGGGATATAAATTCTGGTAA
- a CDS encoding HesA/MoeB/ThiF family protein, protein MRYDRQMILPEIGEEGQKKLLDAKVLIVGVGGLGSPIALYLAGAGVGCIGLVDDDVVSISNLQRQVLYSEKELGKSKAVCAAERLSALNSEIKVQPYSTRLTEDNARDIIGEYDMVVDGCDNFTTRYLINDICIEQGKPYIYGAICGFEGQVSVFNFGNRKKSYRDLYPDEEEMKRMPPPPKGVMGITPAVVGSIEATEVLKVIGGFGDVLAGELWTIDLRTLQSNKFSL, encoded by the coding sequence ATGCGATACGACAGACAAATGATTCTTCCCGAAATCGGAGAAGAAGGTCAGAAAAAGTTGTTGGATGCCAAAGTTCTTATAGTAGGCGTGGGAGGGTTAGGCTCTCCCATCGCCCTCTACTTGGCGGGTGCCGGTGTAGGCTGTATCGGGTTGGTGGATGATGACGTGGTAAGTATCAGCAATCTGCAACGGCAAGTACTCTATTCCGAGAAAGAGCTGGGTAAGTCCAAGGCAGTATGTGCAGCGGAGCGACTATCCGCCCTTAACAGTGAAATCAAAGTACAGCCCTACTCTACCCGACTGACAGAAGATAATGCTCGTGATATTATCGGGGAATATGATATGGTCGTGGATGGTTGCGATAACTTCACCACACGTTATCTGATTAATGACATTTGCATCGAACAGGGAAAGCCGTATATATACGGTGCCATCTGCGGTTTTGAAGGACAAGTTTCGGTATTCAATTTCGGAAACCGGAAGAAAAGTTACCGTGATCTCTATCCTGACGAGGAAGAAATGAAGCGAATGCCACCGCCGCCAAAAGGTGTAATGGGGATTACTCCCGCCGTCGTAGGAAGCATTGAAGCAACGGAAGTTCTGAAAGTTATTGGTGGATTTGGCGATGTTTTGGCAGGCGAACTATGGACTATTGACTTGCGGACATTGCAATCTAACAAATTTTCACTATAA
- a CDS encoding outer membrane beta-barrel protein, with translation MKKSLLLVVIMLVAIAVKAQDIYVGGSLNVWRNSTGNTTSFKVAPEIGYNFNKTWALGAELNYSHEYNEGVTANAVFVAPYVRWSYYQNSAVRLFMDGTAALGFVKIKDGDTSKAGQIGIRPGIAVKLNKHFSFVAKYGFLGYRRNINTSGDSFGLKLSSEDLSFGFHYEF, from the coding sequence ATGAAAAAGAGTTTATTATTGGTAGTTATCATGCTGGTAGCTATCGCTGTAAAAGCACAAGACATTTACGTAGGCGGATCTTTGAACGTTTGGCGTAACAGCACAGGCAACACTACATCATTTAAAGTTGCTCCGGAAATTGGATATAACTTTAATAAAACATGGGCATTGGGTGCCGAATTGAATTATTCACATGAGTATAACGAAGGCGTAACTGCCAATGCAGTATTTGTAGCTCCGTACGTTCGTTGGTCTTATTATCAGAACAGTGCTGTTCGCCTGTTTATGGACGGAACTGCTGCTCTCGGCTTTGTGAAAATCAAAGATGGTGATACCAGCAAAGCAGGACAGATCGGTATCAGACCGGGTATTGCTGTGAAACTGAACAAGCATTTCTCTTTTGTTGCTAAGTATGGTTTCCTGGGCTATCGTAGAAACATTAATACTTCCGGAGATTCTTTCGGTCTTAAACTGAGTAGCGAAGACTTGTCATTTGGCTTCCACTACGAATTCTGA
- a CDS encoding AAA family ATPase, with amino-acid sequence MLNLRVSSKKQAKIKLALQGCAGSGKTYSALLLAYGLCNDWTKIAIIDSEHGSADLYAHLGAYNVLSLSDNFTPETYIQAIEVCEGAGMEVIIIDSISQCWDTLLEYHAGLQGNSFTNWQKVTPRINAFMQKVLQSGSHVICTMRCKQDYVLSEKNGKMIPEKVGLKAVMRDGIDYEFTIVFDINMKHQTIASKDRTNLFIGKPDFSITPATGQIILDWCNDGVNLEMIRSKINSSKTIEELTAIYHAYPEWYQQLTSDFMQRKAALMDKQNQPTINYTPNYIRYGNNAVAASQS; translated from the coding sequence ATGTTGAACTTAAGAGTTTCATCCAAGAAGCAGGCTAAGATTAAGCTTGCTCTACAAGGTTGTGCAGGTTCAGGTAAGACCTACTCTGCATTACTTTTAGCTTATGGTCTATGCAATGACTGGACTAAGATAGCCATTATTGATAGTGAACATGGAAGTGCAGACCTTTATGCTCACTTAGGTGCTTATAATGTATTAAGCCTAAGTGATAACTTTACACCTGAAACCTATATACAAGCTATTGAAGTTTGTGAAGGTGCAGGTATGGAAGTTATCATTATTGATAGCATTTCTCAATGTTGGGATACCTTGCTTGAATACCATGCAGGTCTACAAGGTAACAGCTTCACCAATTGGCAGAAGGTGACACCTAGGATTAATGCTTTCATGCAGAAAGTATTGCAGTCTGGAAGCCATGTAATATGCACTATGAGATGCAAACAAGACTATGTTTTAAGTGAGAAGAATGGCAAGATGATACCAGAGAAAGTAGGACTTAAAGCAGTCATGAGAGATGGCATAGATTATGAGTTTACTATAGTCTTTGACATCAACATGAAGCACCAGACTATTGCATCCAAAGACAGGACAAACCTGTTTATTGGTAAGCCTGACTTTAGCATTACACCTGCTACAGGTCAGATAATACTTGACTGGTGTAATGATGGAGTTAACCTAGAGATGATAAGAAGTAAGATTAACAGCAGTAAGACCATTGAAGAGTTAACTGCTATCTATCATGCTTATCCAGAATGGTATCAGCAGCTTACATCAGACTTCATGCAAAGGAAAGCAGCACTTATGGACAAACAGAATCAACCAACTATTAACTATACTCCTAATTACATTAGATATGGAAACAATGCAGTTGCAGCCAGTCAGAGCTAA